A section of the Flavobacterium sp. CG_23.5 genome encodes:
- a CDS encoding NINE protein, whose product MKNKTTAAIFAFFLGGIGVHRFYLGQGGLGLLYLIFCWTFIPAIIAFVDFIIFLTMDENKFNAKYNLGAVLYQTRNINTAEELGKLHGLMEKGIISAEEFQIKKAKLL is encoded by the coding sequence ATGAAAAATAAAACAACAGCTGCAATTTTCGCTTTCTTTTTAGGAGGGATCGGTGTTCATCGTTTTTATCTAGGACAAGGTGGTCTTGGGCTACTTTACCTTATTTTCTGTTGGACATTTATTCCAGCTATAATAGCCTTTGTTGATTTTATTATTTTCCTGACGATGGATGAAAATAAATTTAATGCAAAATATAATCTAGGCGCAGTTCTTTATCAAACAAGAAACATAAACACCGCGGAAGAATTAGGAAAATTACATGGATTAATGGAAAAAGGAATAATATCGGCTGAAGAATTTCAGATTAAAAAAGCAAAGTTATTATAA
- a CDS encoding DUF805 domain-containing protein, producing the protein MFKKPFSFDGRIRRTEYGISIIIYIILYTAIIEITKKDNPGMGLAIIPMLWFLWAQGAKRCHDMDKNGWFQIIPFYVLGMLFIEGDTYLNKHGENPKLKNEPKAYTKTEVNTVTEQVAKPPVYDDSTIKNNVTNMEVRNVNHSNFQDVLRQLRNIPFVKSLNNTLLDSTGSIIITHDNTSQYLSNEFKKTIEGINILDVSDGNIIIKIK; encoded by the coding sequence ATGTTTAAAAAACCTTTTTCATTTGACGGTAGAATAAGAAGAACTGAGTATGGAATAAGTATCATTATCTATATAATACTTTATACTGCGATAATCGAAATTACAAAAAAAGACAATCCAGGAATGGGCTTGGCAATAATACCAATGTTATGGTTTTTATGGGCACAAGGGGCTAAGAGGTGTCATGACATGGACAAAAATGGATGGTTCCAGATAATTCCATTTTATGTGTTAGGGATGTTGTTTATAGAAGGAGATACCTATTTAAATAAACACGGTGAGAATCCTAAATTAAAAAACGAACCAAAAGCGTATACAAAAACTGAAGTAAATACAGTAACGGAACAAGTAGCTAAGCCTCCCGTTTACGATGATTCTACAATAAAAAACAATGTTACTAACATGGAAGTTAGAAATGTAAACCATAGTAATTTTCAAGATGTACTGCGTCAGCTTCGCAACATACCTTTTGTTAAAAGTTTAAATAATACCTTATTGGATTCTACAGGTTCTATTATAATAACGCATGACAATACTAGTCAGTATCTTTCTAATGAATTTAAAAAAACAATAGAGGGTATTAATATATTGGACGTGAGTGACGGAAATATTATTATTAAAATAAAATAA